One window from the genome of Amaranthus tricolor cultivar Red isolate AtriRed21 chromosome 9, ASM2621246v1, whole genome shotgun sequence encodes:
- the LOC130824064 gene encoding phospholipase A I-like isoform X2 yields MSWGLGWKRPSEIFHLRLHFGVEAEDEDETEEDKDSIVVVNNGGGGDIEKKIVEMEWTAGDDEDQVALRLQSKLMMEMPPPEDTVVVDLAERDNGAGVFMSMKVVRRREPLRAITLVKASGSGQQSDGIGVLTRLLNSKVAATAVASGVGVEGGLSFTEHWNSVTALSLSGCGISVLPIEVTKLPLLEKLYLNNNKLSVLPPEVRLLKNLKLLRADDNLLVSVPGELSQCVGLVELSLEHNKLVRPLLDFRAMAELCVLRLFGNPLEFLPEILPLQKLRHLSVANVRIVADENLRSVNVQIENEATSYFGASRHRLSAFFSLVFRFSSCRHPLLASAMAKIMQDQDNRVFVGKDENAVRQLISMISTDNHHVVEQACFALSSLAADVSVAMLLMKCDIMKPIEAVLKSDVEKELISVLQVVEHLAFASDAVAQKIFSKDVLKSLKMLCAHKNREVQRLALLVVGNLAFCLENRQKLVTSESLRELLMHLTSTAELRVNKAAARALAILGENEILRRAVKGRPVARQGLRILTMDGGGMKGLATVKILKELEKGAGKPIHEMFDLICGTSTGGMLAVALGIKSMTLDKCEEIYKKLGKLVFTEPVSKDNEVASWREKLDQLYKSSSQRFRVAVYGAKHSADQFERLLKEMCADEDGDLLIDSAVKRIPKVFVVSTLVSVVPAQPFVFRNYQYPAGTPEMYLSPSESSAISLSGGEMTSAEIGYKHNAFIGSCKHMVWQAIRASSAAPYYLDDFSDGVNRWQDGAIVANNPTIFAIREAQLLWPDTKIDCLVSIGCGSVPTKVRKGGWAILDTVPVLIESACSVERVEEALSTLLPLLPDIHYFRFNPVDDRCDMDLDETDPAGWLRLESAAEEYIKHNSEAFRSVCQRLMLPYQQDERWSDGIKSQNSSKPKSANDNSPSLGWRRNVLLVEASNNPDSGRIVHHTKALETFCSRSGVRFSTVKGVSNSPKAIAGTSKASPFTSPMFTGSFPSSPLLYSPDVAQRIGRIELVPPLSLDGHQPLRSSSPPKSSPGPRQLSLPVQSLLNRLKSAPQVGIVHLALQSDTTGAILSWQNDVFVVAEPGELADKFLQSVRFSFLSTVQGRKEMSKLNSISTIADLVAYKPYFQIGCVVHRYIGRQTQVMEDDREIGAYMFRRTVPSMHLVAEDVRWMVGAWRDRIVISTGRYGLVKPLIKALLDSGAKAVICPSGEPHHTQSATLPGSGDFDFLENGKFELGEEEAEEEEPPEALSPTSDWEDSDLEKNTDSPKAFSDHEEEELSLFVCHLYEALFREGATVQSALETALASHRKLRYSCHLPSSIS; encoded by the exons ATGTCATGGGGATTAGGGTGGAAGAGACCATCAGAAATCTTCCATTTGCGACTTCATTTTGGCGTAGAAGCAGAAGATGAAGACGAGACTGAAGAAGATAAAGATTCGATCGTCGTCGTCAATAATGGCGGCGGCGGTGATATTGAGAAGAAGATTGTGGAAATGGAGTGGACAGCGGGAGACGATGAGGATCAAGTTGCATTGAGGTTACAGTCTAAATTAATGATGGAGATGCCGCCACCAGAAGATACCGTTGTTGTTGATTTAGCTGAGAGAGATAATGGTGCTGGAGTTTTCATGTCGATGAAGGTTGTTCGGCGAAGAGAGCCGTTACGAGCGATTACATTGGTTAAAGCTTCCGGTTCTGGTCAGCAGAGTGATGGCATTGGTGTTTTGACGAGGTTGTTGAATTCTAAGGTAGCGGCTACTGCGGTGGCTTCGGGTGTTGGTGTTGAGGGAGGGTTGAGTTTTACTGAGCATTGGAATAGTGTCACTGCTCTGAGTCTCTCTGGTTGTGGTATCTCT GTGTTGCCAATTGAAGTAACTAAACTTCCATTACTTGAGAAGCTATACTTGAATAACAATAAGCTATCAGTATTGCCTCCTGAAGTTCGTCTACTCAAAAATTTGAAACTGCTAAGAGCTGATGATAATTTGCTGGTTTCAGTTCCAG GTGAACTAAGCCAGTGTGTTGGATTAGTGGAGCTTTCACTGGAACACAACAAACTGGTCCGCCCATTGTTAGATTTCAg AGCTATGGCTGAATTGTGTGTTTTAAGATTGTTTGGAAATCCTCTTGAATTCCTTCCTGAAATTTTGCCGCTACAAAAATTGCGACACTTATCTGTTGCCAATGTCAGGATTGTTGCTGATGAAAATTTGAGATCTGTGAATGTTCAAATTGAG AATGAGGCTACATCTTACTTTGGTGCTTCTAGACATAGGCTTAGTGCCTTTTTCTCTCTTGTATTCCGCTTTTCCTCTTGCCGACATCCTCTGCTGGCATCTGCAATGGCAAAAATTATGCAGGACCAGGATAATCGTGTGTTTGTTGGAAAAGATGAGAATGCTGTGCGGCAGCTCATTAGTATGATTAGCACTGACAACCATCATGTG GTAGAACAAGCATGCTTTGCTCTATCATCTCTAGCTGCGGATGTGTCTGTTGCGATGCTTTTGATGAAATGTGACATTATGAAGCCCATTGAAGCTGTTCTCAAATCAGATGTGGAGAAGGAACTAATTTCTGTGTTGCAAGTTGTGGAACACCTTGCTTTTGCATCTGATGCTGTAGCTCAGAAGATATTCTCCAAGGATGTTTTGAAATCCCTAAAAATGTTATGTGCTCATAAGAATCGAGAG gtCCAAAGATTAGCATTATTAGTGGTTGGAAATTTGGCTTTCTGTTTGGAGAATCGACAAAAGCTAGTTACTTCTGAAAGTTTGCGTGAACTTCTTATGCACTTGACGTCCACAGCTGAGCTACGGGTTAATAAAGCTGCTGCTCGAGCATTGGCGATTCTTG GAGAGAATGAAATTCTACGGCGTGCAGTCAAAGGTCGACCAGTAGCAAGGCAAGGGCTTCGGATCCTCACAATGGATGGAGGTGGAATGAAAGGCCTTGCGACTGTGAAAATTTTGAAAGAATTGGAGAAGGGGGCAGGGAAACCAATACATGAAATGTTTGACCTCATATGTGGTACGTCAACAGGTGGTATGCTAGCGGTGGCTCTTGGTATTAAGTCAATGACTCTGGATAAGTGTGAGGAAATATACAAGAAACTTG GCAAACTTGTCTTCACTGAACCTGTCTCCAAAGACAATGAGGTAGCAAGTTGGAGGGAGAAGCTAGATCAGTTGTACAAAAGCTCATCTCAGAGGTTCAGAGTCGCTGTATATGGAGCAAAA CACAGTGCCGATCAGTTTGAGAGACTGTTGAAAGAGATGTGTGCTGACGAAGATGGAGACCTCCTAATAGATTCTGCTGTAAAGAGAATACCTAAAGTTTTTGTCGTGTCAACTCTTGTTAGTGTAGTTCCTGCGCAGCCTTTTGTATTTCGGAATTACCAG taTCCAGCTGGAACTCCAGAAATGTACCTGTCTCCTTCAGAAAGTTCTGCAATCAGCTTATCAGGTGGTGAGATGACAAGTGCTGAAATTGGATACAAGCATAATGCATTTATTGGGAGTTGTAAACACATGGTCTGGCAAGCTATTAGAGCTTCATCTGCTGCACCGTATTATTTAGATGATTTTTCAGATG GTGTCAATCGCTGGCAAGATGGTGCAATTGTAGCAAATAACCCTACCATTTTTGCTATACGGGAAGCTCAGCTTTTGTGGCCTGACACTAAAATTGATTGTTTGGTTTCTATTGGATGCGGCTCTGTTCCAACAAAG GTCAGGAAGGGTGGATGGGCAATTTTGGACACGGTTCCTGTGCTAATCGAGAGCGCTTGTTCGGTGGAACGAGTTGAGGAAGCTTTAAGTACGCTGCTACCGTTGCTTCCTGATATTCACTACTTTCGGTTTAATCCTG TGGATGACCGATGTGATATGGACCTGGATGAAACGGACCCTGCGGGTTGGTTGAGGTTGGAAAGTGCTGCAGAGGAGTATATCAAGCATAATTCTGAGGCATTCAGAAGTGTTTGTCAGAGGCTTATGTTGCCATACCAACAAGATGAAAGATGGTCAGAtggcataaaatctcaaaattcaTCCAAGCCAAAGTCAGCTAATG ATAATAGCCCTTCCTTGGGATGGAGGCGTAATGTACTTCTTGTGGAAGCTTCTAATAATCCAGATTCAGGAAGAATTGTGCATCATACGAAGGCACTTGAAACATTTTGTTCCCGTAGCGGAGTAAGATTTTCGACTGTTAAAGGAGTTTCGAATTCTCCTAAGGCTATAGCTGGTACCTCAAAAGCCTCACCATTTACTTCACCTATGTTTACTGGAAGCTTTCCATCAAGCCCATTGTTGTATAGTCCAGATGTTGCTCAGAGGATTGGACGCATCGAGTTAGTGCCCCCTTTGAGCTTGGATGGCCATCAACCTTTAAGATCGAGTTCACCTCCAAAATCTTCGCCAGGACCCAGACAACTCTCATTGCCTGTGCAGTCATTACTAAATAGGCTGAAGAGTGCACCGCAAGTGGGCATTGTCCATTTAGCACTCCAAAGTGACACAACGGGTGCTATTTTGAG TTGGCAGAATGATGTATTTGTGGTTGCTGAACCTGGGGAGCTTGCGGACAAGTTTCTACAGAGTGTTCGTTTCAGTTTTTTATCGACTGTTCAGGGTAGAAAGGAGATGTCAAAACTCAACTCCATCTCAACCATTGCAGACTTGGTAGCGTATAAGCCCTATTTCCAAATTGGTTGTGTAGTCCATCGGTACATAGGACGCCAAACTCAG GTTATGGAAGATGACCGTGAAATTGGAGCATATATGTTTAGGAGGACTGTTCCATCCATGCATCTGGTGGCTGAGGATGTTCGGTGGATG GTGGGAGCCTGGAGAGACCGAATTGTAATCAGCACAGGAAGATATGGGTTGGTTAAGCCATTAATTAAGGCCTTACTAGACTCAGGCGCAAAAGCTGTTATATGTCCATCTGGGGAACCTCATCATACGCAATCAGCAACTTTGCCTGGGTCTGGTGATTTCGATTTTCTCGAGAACGGAAAGTTTGAACTTGGGGAGGAAGAAGCAGAAGAGGAAGAACCACCCGAGGCATTGAGTCCTACAAGTGACTGGGAAGATAGCGACCTCGAGAAAAACACGGATTCACCCAAGGCCTTTAGTGACCATGAGGAGGAAGAGTTGTCTCTCTTTGTATGTCACTTATATGAAGCATTGTTTAGGGAAGGAGCAACTGTACAAAGTGCCCTAGAAACTGCACTTGCCTCACATCGGAAGTTGAGGTATTCATGCCATCTTCCAAGTAGTATTTCCTAA
- the LOC130824064 gene encoding phospholipase A I-like isoform X4 produces the protein MSWGLGWKRPSEIFHLRLHFGVEAEDEDETEEDKDSIVVVNNGGGGDIEKKIVEMEWTAGDDEDQVALRLQSKLMMEMPPPEDTVVVDLAERDNGAGVFMSMKVVRRREPLRAITLVKASGSGQQSDGIGVLTRLLNSKVAATAVASGVGVEGGLSFTEHWNSVTALSLSGCGISVLPIEVTKLPLLEKLYLNNNKLSVLPPEVRLLKNLKLLRADDNLLVSVPGELSQCVGLVELSLEHNKLVRPLLDFRIVADENLRSVNVQIENEATSYFGASRHRLSAFFSLVFRFSSCRHPLLASAMAKIMQDQDNRVFVGKDENAVRQLISMISTDNHHVVEQACFALSSLAADVSVAMLLMKCDIMKPIEAVLKSDVEKELISVLQVVEHLAFASDAVAQKIFSKDVLKSLKMLCAHKNREVQRLALLVVGNLAFCLENRQKLVTSESLRELLMHLTSTAELRVNKAAARALAILGENEILRRAVKGRPVARQGLRILTMDGGGMKGLATVKILKELEKGAGKPIHEMFDLICGTSTGGMLAVALGIKSMTLDKCEEIYKKLGKLVFTEPVSKDNEVASWREKLDQLYKSSSQRFRVAVYGAKHSADQFERLLKEMCADEDGDLLIDSAVKRIPKVFVVSTLVSVVPAQPFVFRNYQYPAGTPEMYLSPSESSAISLSGGEMTSAEIGYKHNAFIGSCKHMVWQAIRASSAAPYYLDDFSDGVNRWQDGAIVANNPTIFAIREAQLLWPDTKIDCLVSIGCGSVPTKVRKGGWAILDTVPVLIESACSVERVEEALSTLLPLLPDIHYFRFNPVDDRCDMDLDETDPAGWLRLESAAEEYIKHNSEAFRSVCQRLMLPYQQDERWSDGIKSQNSSKPKSANDNSPSLGWRRNVLLVEASNNPDSGRIVHHTKALETFCSRSGVRFSTVKGVSNSPKAIAGTSKASPFTSPMFTGSFPSSPLLYSPDVAQRIGRIELVPPLSLDGHQPLRSSSPPKSSPGPRQLSLPVQSLLNRLKSAPQVGIVHLALQSDTTGAILSWQNDVFVVAEPGELADKFLQSVRFSFLSTVQGRKEMSKLNSISTIADLVAYKPYFQIGCVVHRYIGRQTQVMEDDREIGAYMFRRTVPSMHLVAEDVRWMVGAWRDRIVISTGRYGLVKPLIKALLDSGAKAVICPSGEPHHTQSATLPGSGDFDFLENGKFELGEEEAEEEEPPEALSPTSDWEDSDLEKNTDSPKAFSDHEEEELSLFVCHLYEALFREGATVQSALETALASHRKLRYSCHLPSSIS, from the exons ATGTCATGGGGATTAGGGTGGAAGAGACCATCAGAAATCTTCCATTTGCGACTTCATTTTGGCGTAGAAGCAGAAGATGAAGACGAGACTGAAGAAGATAAAGATTCGATCGTCGTCGTCAATAATGGCGGCGGCGGTGATATTGAGAAGAAGATTGTGGAAATGGAGTGGACAGCGGGAGACGATGAGGATCAAGTTGCATTGAGGTTACAGTCTAAATTAATGATGGAGATGCCGCCACCAGAAGATACCGTTGTTGTTGATTTAGCTGAGAGAGATAATGGTGCTGGAGTTTTCATGTCGATGAAGGTTGTTCGGCGAAGAGAGCCGTTACGAGCGATTACATTGGTTAAAGCTTCCGGTTCTGGTCAGCAGAGTGATGGCATTGGTGTTTTGACGAGGTTGTTGAATTCTAAGGTAGCGGCTACTGCGGTGGCTTCGGGTGTTGGTGTTGAGGGAGGGTTGAGTTTTACTGAGCATTGGAATAGTGTCACTGCTCTGAGTCTCTCTGGTTGTGGTATCTCT GTGTTGCCAATTGAAGTAACTAAACTTCCATTACTTGAGAAGCTATACTTGAATAACAATAAGCTATCAGTATTGCCTCCTGAAGTTCGTCTACTCAAAAATTTGAAACTGCTAAGAGCTGATGATAATTTGCTGGTTTCAGTTCCAG GTGAACTAAGCCAGTGTGTTGGATTAGTGGAGCTTTCACTGGAACACAACAAACTGGTCCGCCCATTGTTAGATTTCAg GATTGTTGCTGATGAAAATTTGAGATCTGTGAATGTTCAAATTGAG AATGAGGCTACATCTTACTTTGGTGCTTCTAGACATAGGCTTAGTGCCTTTTTCTCTCTTGTATTCCGCTTTTCCTCTTGCCGACATCCTCTGCTGGCATCTGCAATGGCAAAAATTATGCAGGACCAGGATAATCGTGTGTTTGTTGGAAAAGATGAGAATGCTGTGCGGCAGCTCATTAGTATGATTAGCACTGACAACCATCATGTG GTAGAACAAGCATGCTTTGCTCTATCATCTCTAGCTGCGGATGTGTCTGTTGCGATGCTTTTGATGAAATGTGACATTATGAAGCCCATTGAAGCTGTTCTCAAATCAGATGTGGAGAAGGAACTAATTTCTGTGTTGCAAGTTGTGGAACACCTTGCTTTTGCATCTGATGCTGTAGCTCAGAAGATATTCTCCAAGGATGTTTTGAAATCCCTAAAAATGTTATGTGCTCATAAGAATCGAGAG gtCCAAAGATTAGCATTATTAGTGGTTGGAAATTTGGCTTTCTGTTTGGAGAATCGACAAAAGCTAGTTACTTCTGAAAGTTTGCGTGAACTTCTTATGCACTTGACGTCCACAGCTGAGCTACGGGTTAATAAAGCTGCTGCTCGAGCATTGGCGATTCTTG GAGAGAATGAAATTCTACGGCGTGCAGTCAAAGGTCGACCAGTAGCAAGGCAAGGGCTTCGGATCCTCACAATGGATGGAGGTGGAATGAAAGGCCTTGCGACTGTGAAAATTTTGAAAGAATTGGAGAAGGGGGCAGGGAAACCAATACATGAAATGTTTGACCTCATATGTGGTACGTCAACAGGTGGTATGCTAGCGGTGGCTCTTGGTATTAAGTCAATGACTCTGGATAAGTGTGAGGAAATATACAAGAAACTTG GCAAACTTGTCTTCACTGAACCTGTCTCCAAAGACAATGAGGTAGCAAGTTGGAGGGAGAAGCTAGATCAGTTGTACAAAAGCTCATCTCAGAGGTTCAGAGTCGCTGTATATGGAGCAAAA CACAGTGCCGATCAGTTTGAGAGACTGTTGAAAGAGATGTGTGCTGACGAAGATGGAGACCTCCTAATAGATTCTGCTGTAAAGAGAATACCTAAAGTTTTTGTCGTGTCAACTCTTGTTAGTGTAGTTCCTGCGCAGCCTTTTGTATTTCGGAATTACCAG taTCCAGCTGGAACTCCAGAAATGTACCTGTCTCCTTCAGAAAGTTCTGCAATCAGCTTATCAGGTGGTGAGATGACAAGTGCTGAAATTGGATACAAGCATAATGCATTTATTGGGAGTTGTAAACACATGGTCTGGCAAGCTATTAGAGCTTCATCTGCTGCACCGTATTATTTAGATGATTTTTCAGATG GTGTCAATCGCTGGCAAGATGGTGCAATTGTAGCAAATAACCCTACCATTTTTGCTATACGGGAAGCTCAGCTTTTGTGGCCTGACACTAAAATTGATTGTTTGGTTTCTATTGGATGCGGCTCTGTTCCAACAAAG GTCAGGAAGGGTGGATGGGCAATTTTGGACACGGTTCCTGTGCTAATCGAGAGCGCTTGTTCGGTGGAACGAGTTGAGGAAGCTTTAAGTACGCTGCTACCGTTGCTTCCTGATATTCACTACTTTCGGTTTAATCCTG TGGATGACCGATGTGATATGGACCTGGATGAAACGGACCCTGCGGGTTGGTTGAGGTTGGAAAGTGCTGCAGAGGAGTATATCAAGCATAATTCTGAGGCATTCAGAAGTGTTTGTCAGAGGCTTATGTTGCCATACCAACAAGATGAAAGATGGTCAGAtggcataaaatctcaaaattcaTCCAAGCCAAAGTCAGCTAATG ATAATAGCCCTTCCTTGGGATGGAGGCGTAATGTACTTCTTGTGGAAGCTTCTAATAATCCAGATTCAGGAAGAATTGTGCATCATACGAAGGCACTTGAAACATTTTGTTCCCGTAGCGGAGTAAGATTTTCGACTGTTAAAGGAGTTTCGAATTCTCCTAAGGCTATAGCTGGTACCTCAAAAGCCTCACCATTTACTTCACCTATGTTTACTGGAAGCTTTCCATCAAGCCCATTGTTGTATAGTCCAGATGTTGCTCAGAGGATTGGACGCATCGAGTTAGTGCCCCCTTTGAGCTTGGATGGCCATCAACCTTTAAGATCGAGTTCACCTCCAAAATCTTCGCCAGGACCCAGACAACTCTCATTGCCTGTGCAGTCATTACTAAATAGGCTGAAGAGTGCACCGCAAGTGGGCATTGTCCATTTAGCACTCCAAAGTGACACAACGGGTGCTATTTTGAG TTGGCAGAATGATGTATTTGTGGTTGCTGAACCTGGGGAGCTTGCGGACAAGTTTCTACAGAGTGTTCGTTTCAGTTTTTTATCGACTGTTCAGGGTAGAAAGGAGATGTCAAAACTCAACTCCATCTCAACCATTGCAGACTTGGTAGCGTATAAGCCCTATTTCCAAATTGGTTGTGTAGTCCATCGGTACATAGGACGCCAAACTCAG GTTATGGAAGATGACCGTGAAATTGGAGCATATATGTTTAGGAGGACTGTTCCATCCATGCATCTGGTGGCTGAGGATGTTCGGTGGATG GTGGGAGCCTGGAGAGACCGAATTGTAATCAGCACAGGAAGATATGGGTTGGTTAAGCCATTAATTAAGGCCTTACTAGACTCAGGCGCAAAAGCTGTTATATGTCCATCTGGGGAACCTCATCATACGCAATCAGCAACTTTGCCTGGGTCTGGTGATTTCGATTTTCTCGAGAACGGAAAGTTTGAACTTGGGGAGGAAGAAGCAGAAGAGGAAGAACCACCCGAGGCATTGAGTCCTACAAGTGACTGGGAAGATAGCGACCTCGAGAAAAACACGGATTCACCCAAGGCCTTTAGTGACCATGAGGAGGAAGAGTTGTCTCTCTTTGTATGTCACTTATATGAAGCATTGTTTAGGGAAGGAGCAACTGTACAAAGTGCCCTAGAAACTGCACTTGCCTCACATCGGAAGTTGAGGTATTCATGCCATCTTCCAAGTAGTATTTCCTAA